The genomic window ACGTGCTGCTCACGCCCGACACCGCGGTCGTCATCGACGAGCCCAACGCCCGGGTGCAAGGCCGATCACGCCGCCCACGCAACCTGATGCTCACCACGGTCACGCGGATGAGCGATGACGGCAGCGACGGCGGTCTGGTGCTTCACGAGCGTTCCATCGCCGAGGAAACCGGCATCGAACCGGGGCAATGGCGGCTCGTCGACGGGGGGATCGTGTACCTCACCGGCGAAGGCAAACTCGTCCTGCTGAGAACGCCCGAGTAATCGGCTATCATCACGCCATGCCCGTCGCCAAGCCAACCCTTACCGAACGCGTCGCCGAGGTGCTCGAACGCATCCGGCCCGCGGTGCAGGACGATGGCGGCGACGTCGAACTCGTGGACGTCACCAATGCCGGCACCGTGCGGGTGCGGTTCCATGGCGCGTGCATCGGCTGCCCGTCGGCCGGCCTGACGCTCCGGCACGGCATCGAGCGCGTGCTCAAGGACAAGCTCCCCGAGGTGAAAAAGGTGGAGCCCGTCGAGTGACCGACGAAGACGCGATGCGTCTCGCGCTCGCCGAAGCACGTTTCGCGGCAACGGCCGGCGAAGTCCCGGTCGGCTGCGTAATCCTCTCCCCCACGGGCGACGTGCTCGCCACCGGACAAAACCGACGCGAGCGTGACGAAGACCCGACGGCCCACGCCGAGGTCGTCGCACTCCGCGCGGCCGGCCGAACACTCGACACCTGGCGGTTGATCGGTTGCACACTCTTCGTCACGCTTGAGCCTTGTCCGATGTGCGCCGGCGCGATCGTCAACGCCCGGATCGAGCGGCTTGTCTTCGGCGCGAGCGATCCGAAGGCCGGCGCGGCCGGGACGTTGCTTCAACTCTGTGACGACCCGAGGCTCAACCACCGCGTCGCGATCGAAAGCGGACTGCTCGCCGACGAGTGTGCCGAGCAGCTGCGGGCATTCTTCAAGCAGCAGCGTGCGCTTGGTAAGAAGTGATCCTCACATCGTCAGCACGACCTTGCCGATCTTGCCGTCGGTCATCACCGCCTCGTGTGCCGCCGGCGCGTCGGCGAGTTTGAACCGCTGGCCGACCACGGGGTTGAGGTCGCCGTTGGCCAACCCGACGCTCAGCGCATCGAATGCCCGCGCGACCCCGACGTCGCCACCATCCCAATAGTTCATGCCGGTAACAACCGGGTGCTTCTGCAGGAAGACGCGTGGCGTGATCATGATGTCGCCGCGCGATCCGACGATGACGATCCGCCCGCCGGGTGCGACGTGATCCAGGTCGGTCTGCAGGTTCGCGTCGGCGAGGTTTTCGAGGATCAACGTCGGCGGCTCGGCGAGTTGGTCGAGCGCGCCGTGCGGGACCGCGCTGGCCGCACCGTTGTCGAGCAGTGCGGCACGGCCCGCGTCGGTGCCGCCGCTCGCGTCGACATGCACGCCGTGGCCCCGGCAGATTTGGATCGCCGCAAGCCCGACGCCACCGGTGCCGCCGTGAACGAAAACGCGATCGGTCGCCTTCATCCGGCCATGATCAAGCAACGCGCGGAAGGCGGTGACGTAGTTGACGTTGACCGCCGCTCCCTGCTCGAAACTGAGCCGATCGGGCAGTGCGTGAATCCCGTCGGCCGGGCACACCGCGAGTTCGGTGTAACAACCACTCAGGCTCTTGGCGACGACGACGCGGTCGTTGACCTGCCAGTTGTCGACGCCCTTGCCCACGGCTTCGATCACGCCTGCCGCGTCGAGGCCCGGCGTGTAAGGCAAGTCCGGCAGCGATCCGTACGCCCCGCTTCGGATGTAGGTGTCGACCGGGTTCACCCCCGCCGCCGCGATGGCAACGAGAACTTCACCAGGGCCGGGAATCGGATCGGCGACTTCCTCGACTTGCATCACTTCGGGCCCGCCGAACGCGTGGACGCGGATCGCTCGCATGCGAGACCATAGCGCCTCACGCGGGGTTTGAGCGCTCACCGTCGTCCGGTGGGCTTGTACGTTTTCATGAATGTTCCACGCATACGCCGCCGAGGAAGCCGAGGGTGATTTCAAGTCGTTCGAATACGACCCCGGCGAGTTGCAGCCGCGGCAAGTCGAGATCGACGTGTCGTCGTGCGGCATCTGCCACTCCGACCTGTCCATGCGCGACAACGACTGGCACATGACGCAGTACCCGTTCGTCGGTGGCCACGAGGTGGTCGGCAAGATCGCGGCGCTCGGCCATCAGGTGCCGGAGCTGGAAGTTGGCCAGACCGTGGGGCTCGGCTGGTACAGCAAGTCATGCACCCATTGCATGCAATGCCTCAGCGGCGCGAGCAATCGCTGCGTGAACAGCGAGCAAACGATCGTCGGCCGACACGGCGGCTTCGGCGACAAAGTTCGCTGTGACTGGACGTGGGCAACACCCATCCCGGACGGGCTCGACGCCGACAAGGCCGGCCCGCTCTTCTGCGGCGGCATCACGGCCTTCACGCCGTTCCTCCAGCACAACATCCGCCCGCTCGACCGTGTCGGCGTCATCGGCATCGGCGGACTCGGCCACCTCGCGGTCATGTTCGCCGACAAGTGGGGCTGCGAAGTCACCGCCTTCTCCACCACCGCCGACAAGGAGCAGGAAGCCCGCGACATGGGGGCCGACGATTTCGTGGTTAGCAGAGACGAGGATCAGATGAAGAAGCAGGCCGGCCGGTTCGACCTGATCATCAACACGACCAACGTCAAACTACCTTGGGGCCAATACGTCGAGGCACTCGCGCCCGGCGGTGTTCTGCATAGCATTGGGGTTGCGCCGGACTTCGGCTTGGAGAACACCTTTCCGCTGATCGCCGGACAAAAGTCGCTCTCGGGCAGCCCGCTGGGCACCATCGCCGACACCCGCAAGATGCTCGACTTCTGCAGCCGCCACGGCATCGAGCCGATCACCGAGACCTACGCGATGGCGGACATCAACGACGCGTTCGAAAAGCTCCACACCGGCTCGCCACGGTATCGGTTGGTGCTAAAGAACTAGTCCTGCTTAACCGGCCGCTCGTACATCGCTGGTTCGCTCTGATTGCCGAGGCGATCGACAGTGCTCACGGCAACATGGGTGATGTAAGCGTCGGCGGGTTCGCCCAGAGTGAGGCCGAGCTGATCGGCCGGCACGAACTCGATGTGCCAAGTACCGCCAAGCAGGTATTGCACGACGTGGAGCCTCGCGTCGTCGGCGTCACTCTTCCACTCGACGCGGACGTGGCGTTTGTGGGAAACGGCTTTCTTTTCCTCAAGCGGCTTGAACCACTCGCCCTCCGGTAGCACCGGTTTTGCGTTGCTGAGCGTGACTTCGATCGGCGCGAGGGTGACGTCGGTCGGGGCGACCGGCGGCTCGTCGTCGATCCACGTCATCGCCGGCACCAGCGCCGGCTTGGCGTACACCGTGTCACGTAGCGCGGTGCCGATGCCCTTGATGTCGGCCATGATCCACTTCATCGAGAAGTGCACGTTGCCGTGACCGACACCGGAGTAGCGGGTGATGTAAACCTGCCCGGCGATCTCGTCGATCGGCCAGTCTTTCTGATTCTCGCCAATGCGACCGGTGAAGAGGCCGGGCGCGAGTGTGCGGCTTTGCGTGTTTTCGTTGGCCCACCAATGAAACAGCGCGGGGAATGACTGCTGGGGTGCGGCGATGTTCCAGTACAACTGCGGCGTGTAATAGTCGACCCAGCCCTCGTTGAGCCAAAGCTTCGCGTCGGCGTAGAGCTTGTCGTACTGGTCAAAGCCGGCGACGCTCGGCGGGTTGCCCGGCCGCCAGATACCGAACGGACTGATGCCGACCTTGACGTGCGGCTTGATGCTTTTCGTTTGTCGGTAGATGCCTTCGACCAGATTGTTCACCGAGTCGCGGCGAAAGTCGTTAAGCTCAAGTTCGCCGCCGGCCTGTTTGTACTTCGCATAGCTCGCATCGTCGGGAAACGGGATGTTGCCGACGGGGTACGGGTAGAAGTAATCGTCCATGTGAACGCCGTCGATGTCGTAGCGTTCGACGAGGTCGGCGAAGACGGCGAGGGTCTGTGCGCGGGCGTCCTCGTTGGCAGGATCCATCCAGAGCTGGTTGCGCGTGTCATCGCCGTACTGCAGAACGGCGTCGGAGTTCTTGCGGGCAATCGAGTCCGGGCCGGGCTCGAACGGGGCGTTGTTCGGCTTCACGCGAAACGGGTTGAGCCAGACGTGCAACTCAAGACTCCGCGCGTGGGCAGCGTCGACCCAGAACTCGAGTGGGTCGTAGAACGGTTCGGGCGCCTTGCCCTGCTCGCCGGTGAGGTAGTAGCTCCACGGCTCGATCTCGCTCGGATACAACGCGTCGGCCGCGGGCCGAACCTGCAGGATGACTACGTTCATGCCGGTCTCGACGACGCGGTCGAGGATCGCAAGCGCCTCGGCCTGCTGGACATCACTGGGCAGGCCCGGCTTGCTCGGCCAGTCGATGTTCGCGACCGTCGCCACCCACACACCCCGCAACTCGCGCGGCACGTCCGGCAATGGCGGAACCTCTTGCTGCTCGGCCTGGCTGGTGTCACTCAATCCGTTGTCCTGGGCAAACGCGGTCGCGGTCAAGGCAAGACACAACAGTGCGAGGAGCTTCGGCATGGTTCTATAAGTTTGCCGAAAGCCTCGGCGTCACGCAACCGCGAACCTCACAGGTTCGTGTACTTAGTCGCCTTGCCGGTCGACTTCTCGACGGGGTACTTCGCAGCGTTCTTCTTCATCTTCGCCTCGAACGCGGCCGGCAGGTCGATCCCCTGATCCGCGGCGATCAACAGCACCCAACTCAGCACGTCGACCAACTCCTCGCCGAGCTTGTCCTTGTTTTCGTCGAGGAGCTTTTGCAGATCATCGCCGGTGTGCCATTGCATGTGCTCGGCGACTTCGGCGGCTTCGAGGACCAAGCCGATCGCTTGGCTCTTGGGATCGTGAAACTGCTCCCAGTTCCGCTCGCGGCGGAACTCGAGCCAGGCCTGTTGCATCTCGTCGAGGGTCATGCAACCGCCTCGGTCGGCGTAGGCTCGTCCGCCGGCGGAACGATCTTCACGTCGTCCGCATCGTCCCGGCCGAGACGTTGACGCAAGTCGGTGAGCATCGTCTTGAACGTCTCGTCGATCAACGCGGGGACGTCCTTGGTGTCGACGTCGTCGAGTTTCAGCGGCGGGCCATAGAGCACGCCCACCTTGCCGAAGCGCGGGAACTTCGCAGTGCGTGGGTAGGCCTCGAACGCGCCCTCGATGACCAACGGGATGACGGTGCACTTGGCCTTGCGCATGACGAGCGCGCTGCCGCGCTTGGCCGGGAGCAGGTCGCCGTGCGGGGTGCGCTCGCCCTCGGGGAAGATGTTGAGCGCCCAGCCGGCACGGATGAGCTCGATGGTCTGCTTCATCGCACCGATGTCGGATTTGCCTTCCTGAAGCGGGAAAGCGCAGAGCTGACGAATGTGCCACGCGAAGATCGGGTTCTTGAACAGCCCGGACCGTGCCAGAAACGCAACCGGCCGCTTGAGTGCGACGGCGACCAGGATCGGGTCGGCGAACGACTGATGGTTGGACACGAACAGAACGCCGCCCGAGTCGGGCACATGGTGCTTCTCGTACACACGCAGCCCGAAGAGCACCTTGCAGAGAATCTTGCTCCCCACCTGCCAGACACGCCAGTAAAGGCCGCGGCGGGTGGGATCACGCAACTGCTTGTTCTCGTTGGGTTCGGTCATGCGAGAGCCTGTTGTACGGCACCGACGATGCGCCGGACCACGTCGTCTTCGGTCAGCTCGGTGGTGTCGATCACGATCGCGTCATCGGCGGCCTTGAGGGGTGCGACCTTACGCGTCGAATCCCGGCGGTCACGCTCGATCATCTCACGGCGAATGCAATCGACATCGACCTTCTCGCCCCGCCGACGCAACTGATCGGCACGCCGACGGGCACGCTCCTCGGGATCGGCGGTGAGGAAGAACTTGTACTCGGCGTCCGGGAACACGACCGTGCCCTGGTCGCGACCCTCGGTCACGAGGTTTGGCGCGTTGGCACCGATCTTCTGTTGTTGCTCGACGAGGATCTCTCGGATCTCCGGCACGGCGGCGACGTGGCTCGCGGCGGCGGTCGGGGCGGCGTCGCGCAGCTTACCCCCCACCGGCTCGCCGTTGAGCACCAACTCCGGCGGCGTCTTTTCCCAGTCGAACTCGATGCGGCACTTGCCCGCGATCCATGCCAACTCACGCGCGTCGGCCATGTCCGCGTCCCGACGCAGGGCGGCCAGTCCGACGGCCCGGTACATCGCGCCGGTGTCGAGAAAGTCGAAGCCGAGCTGCTCCGCCACGCGTTTCGCAACGGTGCTTTTGCCAGTTCCCGCGGGGCCGTCGAGCGTGACGATCATCGGTGCTTTACTTCGCCGCCCACTTGAAGCCGCGGCGCATCAGTTCGAGTGCTTCGGGGACGTCGAAGACGTTGGCGACATGGCCGAGCGCGTTGTAGAAGACCCGCCCGTTGCCGTACATCTTCGTCCAGACCTGCGGCATCTCGAAGGTGCCGTTGGGAACGTGCGGGCCATCGACGCCGGGCGTCGGGAACGTCGTCGTCGCGAGCACCTGTACGGCCGGGTCGACATGCATGTAGTACTGCTCGGACTTCACGTCGAAGTCGCTCATGCCGGCGGTGATGTCGTGGGCGACGGGGCCGATGTTGATCTTGTACTCGACGCCGTCGTTGCCGGGGTGGGCGACCCACTGGCCGCCGGTCATGAACTGCCACCGCTCGGCCTGACGGAAGGAATCGCACATGCCGCCGTGACAGCCGGCGAGACCGACGCCGTGGTTCTCCACCGCGTCACACACCGCGTCGAGTTGCTCGTTGCTGATCTCGCCCATCGTCCACACCGGCACGATCAGCGACAGCTTGGTCAGGTCGTGTTCGGTGAAAGCGTCGAGCGTGTCGGAGACCGTCACGTCGAAGCCCTGTTCATCGAGAACCTTGCGGAAAATCTCGGCGACCTGTTCCGGCTCATGGCCGTCCCAACCGCCCCAAACGATCAATGCGCTCTTGCTCACGGCGAACACGATAGCGGGGTCGCTACCGTCTCGCATGGATGTCCCGAGTTCGCCGCAACCGCGCCACCCGTTGCCCGTGGTGCATCCTTGCCCGCCGGGCATGGTCGCCCACGCCTACGAGCGCTCCGACACCATCCCGCACCCGGCGACCGCCGTCTGGGATTGGCTCAACGATCCGCGGACATTCACCGACAACCAGCTTTGGCCGTTCCGCGTGGAGTTCATCGACGGCGGCCTTGAACCCGGCGTGCTCAACACGCACCACGGCCCGCTCATGAGTTTCACCGGCGTCATTGGCGAGGTCCGGCCACCCACCGACGACGCGGCCGGCTACCGCGACCTGCAATACCTCTACGGCAGCTACGCCCTCTCGCTACGCGTCATCCGCCCCACCCGATTGCAGTTCTGGGTCGAACCGGACGGCGAGTCCACGACGCTCCGAACGCGCCTGGACTGCTGGATCAAGCCGAGCTGGGCCGGCCGCTGGACGTGGCTGCAGACGCGGTTTTGGAATCGGTTCCCGAAGTGGGCGCGCAAGCAGGTGGGCAAGCGCTAGTTGGCCGCGACTTCATTCATCGCACCGCGGGCTTCTCGGGGCGGGTGATGCGCAGGCCGATGGTCTGCTCGGTCAGGCGATTGCTGGTTTGATCGGTCAGCGTCAATTTGAGCGTGTACGCACCCGGCGGCAGATCCTCGGGCAGACGCAGCACCTTGCTGATGTGGAAGTCGCGCCGTTTGTTGTGGCTGCGGTCGATGACCTCGTTCTCCGGGCCGGACCAGACTTGCAGGCCGGTGTTGCTGTAGAGCGTGCACTGTTCGGTGAGGCGGGTTTCCCACTTGGCGTTCTCGACGAGGGTGGAGGCGAAGCCGTCGACCTCGGCGTACAGCAACGCCTGGCCGGCCCAACCGCTGGGGATCTTCGCGGGGAACGCCGGCGGCATCGCTTCGTACAAGCCGAAGCCGGTGATGCTGTGACACAACACGACCTCGCCCAGCGAAAGCGTCCCGGCATCACGCAGCCGCTCGGCCATCTCGAGGATCGGGGCCACCCGGTCCTGCTGCATGAGCGTCCCGTCGGCGTTGAGCGTGATCCGCAGGTTGGTCAGCCCGTCGATCACGGCGGAGATCAGCTCGCGGTCGGCCACGGGGAGGTCGGCGATCTGCGTCGGGTCCGGGGCGGGCTCGTTGCGGAGCCAGTTGATCACCTGTCGCTCGAGGTGGGCCTGCACGTCGCGCGGGTCGGCTGCGATGCGGGCGTCGAGTTCTTCCTGTAGCTCGTCGACCGACGCCAAGGCCGGCACGTCTTCGAGCATGGGCGTGACACCGGCGAACCGGCCGCCGAGTTCCATGGTGACGTCGCTGGCGGCCGCCGCGGCGGGTTGGGCTTCGGGGACTTGGGCTTCGGCGGGTTGGGCCGGGTGAACCTTACCGGGCTCGGCAAACTCCGCGTCAGGCGGCGCAAGCTCGGCGACCGGCTCCGGCTCGCTCCACTGCACCTCTGACTCGACCGCGCCCGCGGCTTCGATGACCGGCACCTCGGCCACTTCCGCCTCCACCACTTCGGTCGGCTTCACCACCACCGGCTTCGGTGCCGGCTTGGAACCGTCCAGCGTCGGCGTGATCACCGGGGCCGGGTTCGCGTCGGCGGCTTCCACCCGTTCGGCGTACGCCGCGACACGGGCGGCAAGGATGTCCGCCTCGGTCAGCTTCAGTTCGTCGTCCCGCTCGCCGGCGGGAGCGGGCTCGGCAGGAGCCACCCGCGCGACCGACACGGGGTCCAGCGTCCGCGCCTGGGCGATCGGCTCGGGCTCGTTCAGGTATCTCGTCAATCCGCTCTGGCAACCGCTGCCCAGCAAAAGCGTCACGACAAGGCCGCCGGCGGCGACGATCGGTTGGTTCTTCTTCGACATGAGACTCGTCCGTGAGTGGTAAAGCGTCGGCCTCCTGCCGACCCGATGACTGTGCGCATTATCGGACCCCTCCGCAACCGAACTTCAACGAAATGCGACGGATTGTGCGGGCCGTGATGTGGCGGATTAAGTTTCTTGCCACAACGCCGTGATCTGATCGTCGAGCAGGTGCGGATGCGTGCGACTCAGATGGATCGCCGCGAGGCCGACACCGATGACGCACCAGTACCAAATTCCGCCCATCGGCCCTTCGAGAAACACGTCGAACGACGCGTTGAGCAGGAACACCACCCCGAGAATGCCGATCACGAGGATCACCCGCTCCCAGCCAATCAGCCGGGCTGCCCGGCACTGCAGGAAGCGAATCCCCAGCGTGACGATCCAAACCCCGTTGAGCGTCGCCCACAGCGCGATCCCCGGCACGCCGGACCGGGCGAGGATCGTGAGGTGCCCGTTGTGCGGCGAGCGCAGCGGATTGGCGTCGTCCTCGACCTGGAACCCGTCGGCGTCGGCAAGGTTCACGCCATACCCCTTGCCCGTCCAGAAGTAGTGCCCATGCACCGTGTAGTCGACGATGCTGCCCCACCACTGCGTGCGCCATGATTTGGTGCCGTGCATCTCTTCGTGGCTCTTGTCACCGAGCATGCTCTTGACGCTGATCACGATGTTTTCCGCCGAAAATTCGCGCTTTTCGCCGGGAGGAGCCCAGCGGAAGTCGGTGACCCACAGTGCAATGAAGCCGACGAGGAACGCACCGATGAGCGTCAGCCCGAGCTTGTGCCTGGGCCGGTGGAGGAACGTCGGAAACGCCCCGGTGAAGAACGCGAGCATCGCCGCCCGGCTCGATGTCATCAGCCCGCCGACCACCGGAATCGTCGCGAGCAGGAACCACATCGGCAGCGGTGCGACCAACACGACGTAAGCGAACACGCCGGCCAGATGCACGCCCATGTCGCCGCCCTTGGCGTAAATCAGTGGCACGTCAGCCCAGGGCAAACGCGGCCCGCCGCTACCGAGCGTGTCACTGAACACCAGCCTCGACGCGATCATCGCGAAAGGTGCGAAGATCAGAAACGCGATCGCGAAGACCCGGTACCACCGCACCACCCCGCGGAACCGCTCAGGCTTGTCGATCAGCACCGCGCAGATGAAAAACGCAAACGCGCCATAGCCCCAAAGAGCTCCGTCACGCAGGGCATGCACGCCATGGACGCCGAGGAACGGAAACGTCCGGCACGCCGACCACGCCATGAACGCCAGCACCGGCAGCGCGAGCCACGCCGTTAACTGGAGCGAAGACCGTCGCACGCCGAGCAATGCCAGCAGTCCCAAGCCGAAACACATCTCGCCGATGAAGATCGGCTTGGCCCCGAGGTATGCGAAGGACTTGTTGAACGTCGCATAACCGATGAGCGTCACGGCGAGCAGGCCGAGGAACGCGCGAATGAAGAGTTGGCCCAGGTCGAGACGCGGCTCGGTCGAAGCGGTGGCGAGGAAGTTGGGCGTGGCGAGCCGGCTCATGCGGTGGCTTGCCCCCTCTTTCGGCCATCGCCGCTGCCGCGCTGACGCCGAACGGACCGGCCGGTCAGCATGCCCGTGAACTTGCGGAACTTCATCCGCAGGCGATAGAGCATCCCGCGTTCGTGGCGCAAGGTCCAAACGAGTTTCACGAGCCAGAAGCACCAACTCACCACCACGCCGTAGCACGCGAGACGCTCCCGCAGCGGCAACCCGCTGCGTCGGACCTGCTGAAGGTAATCGAGCAACCCACGGACCTGCCCCGGCAGGGTCGCCTTCCCGAGCAGTCCGCGGCGGCGCTTGGCACTGTCGGGATTGACGTACGCGATGTAGTCGTCGTGATCCAGATTGTCGGATTGGGCCTGGTGATAACGCCGCAGGAACAAGGCCGGCTCGAGTTCGCGGATCGGGCTACGCATGGCGACCGAAGCGATCGTGACCGTGTTCGAGCCGTACGGGCGTTCGTACTTGCCATCGAGCGGCAGGGACCGCAGTGCATCAAGCCGGAACAGGCCGAACTGTTCGAACATCCAATGGCTTCGTGTGATCTCGCGGAACCGCACCGCGGAGGAGACCGAAAGCAGCCCCGGTCGTGGCGCGTCGTAGGCGTCGGCGTACCGGATCGTCGGTGCGTCGGGATCGTCCGGATTGTCGGGCACGATGTGCCGGGCACCTTCGGGAATGGCGACCACGCGCATCGGACGCCCCTCGTCGTCGATCACCCGAGTCCGCGTCTGCACGAGCATGACGTCCGGCTCACGCTCGAGCGCTTCGACGCAGACCTTGAGCCAGTCGGGCGCAAGAACGTCGTCGTAAGCGGCCCACTTGAAAAAATCACCGCGGGCAAGCTCCACGACCAGATTGAAGTTCTCGGCCGCGCCCAGGTTCCGTTCGTTGCGATGAAGGCGCACGCGAGGATCACGCCGGGCGTAATCGGCGATGATTTGCGGCGTCGAGTCGGTCGAAGCGTTGTCGCTGATGAGCAGTTCGAAGTTGGTGAAGCTCTGGGCGAGGATCGAGTCGATCGCCTCACGGACGTAGCGCTCGCCGTTGTAGACCGGCAGCGCGATCGTCACCAGCGGGTCGGCCGGCGACGGGCGGTTCCCCGGTTCGGTGCGATGGGCGTCTGATGTCGGCCCGTGTTCGAGTGCATTTTCTGCCAATAACGTCATGATCAGTCTCCCCTGGCTCCTTTTGCAGCATCGACCGAACCTACGGGGTGCTTGTGCAGTTGCCGGCGGGTGAGAAGGTCCATCACCACGCAGCCCAACGCGGTCGAAATGACCCACGCCCAGGCGATGCCCCATAAGCCGTACCAGTGTGCGAAAAGCAATCCGCCCGTGATGGTGAACGTACCACCGGCGGCCATGGCCAGAAAGATCTGGTCGGGCCGTTCACGTGCGGCAAGTACGCCGGCGCGGGTCGCGATGTAGCCGTAGCCCACGGGAACCAGGCCCAACAGCCAAACCATGCCGCTCGCGTCGGTGTAACGGCCGCCGTAGAGCCACGACACGAGCGTCTCGTGGGTCAGCCCCATCAACAGCATCCAGACCAGCGGTAAGCCGCAAAGCCCGAGCATGGCAAGCCGCATCATCCGACGCAGGTC from Planctomycetota bacterium includes these protein-coding regions:
- a CDS encoding NifU family protein produces the protein MPVAKPTLTERVAEVLERIRPAVQDDGGDVELVDVTNAGTVRVRFHGACIGCPSAGLTLRHGIERVLKDKLPEVKKVEPVE
- the tadA gene encoding tRNA adenosine(34) deaminase TadA — translated: MTDEDAMRLALAEARFAATAGEVPVGCVILSPTGDVLATGQNRRERDEDPTAHAEVVALRAAGRTLDTWRLIGCTLFVTLEPCPMCAGAIVNARIERLVFGASDPKAGAAGTLLQLCDDPRLNHRVAIESGLLADECAEQLRAFFKQQRALGKK
- a CDS encoding NADPH:quinone reductase; translation: MRAIRVHAFGGPEVMQVEEVADPIPGPGEVLVAIAAAGVNPVDTYIRSGAYGSLPDLPYTPGLDAAGVIEAVGKGVDNWQVNDRVVVAKSLSGCYTELAVCPADGIHALPDRLSFEQGAAVNVNYVTAFRALLDHGRMKATDRVFVHGGTGGVGLAAIQICRGHGVHVDASGGTDAGRAALLDNGAASAVPHGALDQLAEPPTLILENLADANLQTDLDHVAPGGRIVIVGSRGDIMITPRVFLQKHPVVTGMNYWDGGDVGVARAFDALSVGLANGDLNPVVGQRFKLADAPAAHEAVMTDGKIGKVVLTM
- a CDS encoding NAD(P)-dependent alcohol dehydrogenase, producing MFHAYAAEEAEGDFKSFEYDPGELQPRQVEIDVSSCGICHSDLSMRDNDWHMTQYPFVGGHEVVGKIAALGHQVPELEVGQTVGLGWYSKSCTHCMQCLSGASNRCVNSEQTIVGRHGGFGDKVRCDWTWATPIPDGLDADKAGPLFCGGITAFTPFLQHNIRPLDRVGVIGIGGLGHLAVMFADKWGCEVTAFSTTADKEQEARDMGADDFVVSRDEDQMKKQAGRFDLIINTTNVKLPWGQYVEALAPGGVLHSIGVAPDFGLENTFPLIAGQKSLSGSPLGTIADTRKMLDFCSRHGIEPITETYAMADINDAFEKLHTGSPRYRLVLKN
- a CDS encoding family 10 glycosylhydrolase — its product is MPKLLALLCLALTATAFAQDNGLSDTSQAEQQEVPPLPDVPRELRGVWVATVANIDWPSKPGLPSDVQQAEALAILDRVVETGMNVVILQVRPAADALYPSEIEPWSYYLTGEQGKAPEPFYDPLEFWVDAAHARSLELHVWLNPFRVKPNNAPFEPGPDSIARKNSDAVLQYGDDTRNQLWMDPANEDARAQTLAVFADLVERYDIDGVHMDDYFYPYPVGNIPFPDDASYAKYKQAGGELELNDFRRDSVNNLVEGIYRQTKSIKPHVKVGISPFGIWRPGNPPSVAGFDQYDKLYADAKLWLNEGWVDYYTPQLYWNIAAPQQSFPALFHWWANENTQSRTLAPGLFTGRIGENQKDWPIDEIAGQVYITRYSGVGHGNVHFSMKWIMADIKGIGTALRDTVYAKPALVPAMTWIDDEPPVAPTDVTLAPIEVTLSNAKPVLPEGEWFKPLEEKKAVSHKRHVRVEWKSDADDARLHVVQYLLGGTWHIEFVPADQLGLTLGEPADAYITHVAVSTVDRLGNQSEPAMYERPVKQD
- a CDS encoding nucleotide pyrophosphohydrolase; protein product: MTLDEMQQAWLEFRRERNWEQFHDPKSQAIGLVLEAAEVAEHMQWHTGDDLQKLLDENKDKLGEELVDVLSWVLLIAADQGIDLPAAFEAKMKKNAAKYPVEKSTGKATKYTNL
- a CDS encoding lysophospholipid acyltransferase family protein, whose protein sequence is MTEPNENKQLRDPTRRGLYWRVWQVGSKILCKVLFGLRVYEKHHVPDSGGVLFVSNHQSFADPILVAVALKRPVAFLARSGLFKNPIFAWHIRQLCAFPLQEGKSDIGAMKQTIELIRAGWALNIFPEGERTPHGDLLPAKRGSALVMRKAKCTVIPLVIEGAFEAYPRTAKFPRFGKVGVLYGPPLKLDDVDTKDVPALIDETFKTMLTDLRQRLGRDDADDVKIVPPADEPTPTEAVA
- the cmk gene encoding (d)CMP kinase; the encoded protein is MIVTLDGPAGTGKSTVAKRVAEQLGFDFLDTGAMYRAVGLAALRRDADMADARELAWIAGKCRIEFDWEKTPPELVLNGEPVGGKLRDAAPTAAASHVAAVPEIREILVEQQQKIGANAPNLVTEGRDQGTVVFPDAEYKFFLTADPEERARRRADQLRRRGEKVDVDCIRREMIERDRRDSTRKVAPLKAADDAIVIDTTELTEDDVVRRIVGAVQQALA
- a CDS encoding ThuA domain-containing protein; protein product: MSKSALIVWGGWDGHEPEQVAEIFRKVLDEQGFDVTVSDTLDAFTEHDLTKLSLIVPVWTMGEISNEQLDAVCDAVENHGVGLAGCHGGMCDSFRQAERWQFMTGGQWVAHPGNDGVEYKINIGPVAHDITAGMSDFDVKSEQYYMHVDPAVQVLATTTFPTPGVDGPHVPNGTFEMPQVWTKMYGNGRVFYNALGHVANVFDVPEALELMRRGFKWAAK
- a CDS encoding O-antigen ligase family protein; translation: MSRLATPNFLATASTEPRLDLGQLFIRAFLGLLAVTLIGYATFNKSFAYLGAKPIFIGEMCFGLGLLALLGVRRSSLQLTAWLALPVLAFMAWSACRTFPFLGVHGVHALRDGALWGYGAFAFFICAVLIDKPERFRGVVRWYRVFAIAFLIFAPFAMIASRLVFSDTLGSGGPRLPWADVPLIYAKGGDMGVHLAGVFAYVVLVAPLPMWFLLATIPVVGGLMTSSRAAMLAFFTGAFPTFLHRPRHKLGLTLIGAFLVGFIALWVTDFRWAPPGEKREFSAENIVISVKSMLGDKSHEEMHGTKSWRTQWWGSIVDYTVHGHYFWTGKGYGVNLADADGFQVEDDANPLRSPHNGHLTILARSGVPGIALWATLNGVWIVTLGIRFLQCRAARLIGWERVILVIGILGVVFLLNASFDVFLEGPMGGIWYWCVIGVGLAAIHLSRTHPHLLDDQITALWQET
- a CDS encoding glycosyltransferase, with the protein product MTLLAENALEHGPTSDAHRTEPGNRPSPADPLVTIALPVYNGERYVREAIDSILAQSFTNFELLISDNASTDSTPQIIADYARRDPRVRLHRNERNLGAAENFNLVVELARGDFFKWAAYDDVLAPDWLKVCVEALEREPDVMLVQTRTRVIDDEGRPMRVVAIPEGARHIVPDNPDDPDAPTIRYADAYDAPRPGLLSVSSAVRFREITRSHWMFEQFGLFRLDALRSLPLDGKYERPYGSNTVTIASVAMRSPIRELEPALFLRRYHQAQSDNLDHDDYIAYVNPDSAKRRRGLLGKATLPGQVRGLLDYLQQVRRSGLPLRERLACYGVVVSWCFWLVKLVWTLRHERGMLYRLRMKFRKFTGMLTGRSVRRQRGSGDGRKRGQATA